The Streptococcus toyakuensis genome has a window encoding:
- a CDS encoding DUF6574 domain-containing protein has translation MKQEWFESNDFVKTTSKNKPEEQAQEVADKAEETIANLDTPIEKNTQVEEEVSQAAVKLESQQEEKIEAPEDSEARTEIEEKKASNSTEEEPDLSKETEKVTIAEESQEALPQQKTTTKEPLLISKSLESPYIPDQAPKSTDKWKEQVLDFWSWLVEAIKSPTSKLETSSTHSYTAFLLLILFSASSFFFSIYHIKQAYYGHIATINSHFPEQLAPLTLFSIISILVATTLFFFSFLLGSFVVRRFIYQEKDWTLEKVLQQYSQLLAIPIFLTAIASFFAFFDSLRFTALLCVISIGIILLASLHIITRPSQASETDSFYQLFLSVLVNGVIILLFFVAEVALIGDYLRILAFL, from the coding sequence TGAAACAAGAATGGTTTGAAAGTAATGATTTTGTAAAAACAACAAGCAAGAACAAACCTGAAGAGCAAGCTCAAGAGGTTGCAGACAAGGCTGAAGAAACGATAGCTAATCTCGATACGCCAATTGAAAAAAATACTCAAGTAGAGGAGGAAGTCTCTCAAGCTGCAGTCAAACTGGAAAGCCAGCAAGAAGAGAAAATTGAAGCTCCTGAAGACAGTGAAGCGAGAACAGAAATAGAAGAAAAGAAAGCGTCTAATTCTACTGAAGAAGAGCCAGACCTTTCTAAAGAAACAGAAAAAGTCACTATAGCTGAAGAGAGTCAAGAAGCACTTCCGCAGCAAAAAACAACTACGAAAGAGCCACTTCTTATCAGCAAATCCTTAGAAAGTCCCTATATCCCCGACCAAGCTCCAAAATCTACGGATAAATGGAAAGAGCAAGTGCTTGATTTTTGGTCTTGGCTAGTGGAAGCGATCAAATCTCCTACAAGCAAGCTTGAAACAAGTAGCACACACAGTTACACAGCCTTTCTCTTGCTCATTCTGTTTTCTGCATCTTCCTTTTTCTTTAGTATCTATCACATCAAACAAGCCTACTATGGACATATAGCAACTATAAACAGCCACTTCCCTGAACAACTAGCTCCTTTAACTCTCTTTTCAATCATCTCTATCCTAGTAGCAACCACACTCTTCTTCTTTTCATTCCTCTTGGGTAGTTTCGTTGTGAGACGATTTATCTACCAAGAAAAGGACTGGACGCTAGAAAAGGTTCTCCAACAATATAGTCAACTCTTGGCAATTCCAATCTTCCTCACTGCTATTGCTAGTTTCTTTGCCTTCTTTGATAGCCTGCGATTTACAGCCCTCTTGTGTGTGATTAGCATTGGAATCATTCTGCTTGCTAGTCTCCATATCATTACAAGGCCAAGTCAAGCAAGTGAAACCGACTCCTTCTATCAGTTATTCTTGTCTGTCCTTGTGAACGGAGTCATTATCCTCCTCTTCTTTGTAGCTGAAGTGGCACTGATTGGAGATTATCTTCGTATCTTGGCCTTTCTTTAA